In Leopardus geoffroyi isolate Oge1 chromosome D1, O.geoffroyi_Oge1_pat1.0, whole genome shotgun sequence, the genomic stretch TATATATTGTAAAagttagaatataattttatacataataaGGTGAAGTAAAATTGGTAACTATTTCtatgaaatgttaaatttttaagatgtgtttgcttagatagatgataaaaataaagatcatgCTTATTACATCTTGTTTACATAGTGTATAAATATGGAATTACTTtgtctgtttcattgtttttatttgaattcatttCTAGGCATCACTCTATTAGAGATACTTATTATGTTAGACTTATTTATGTCACcattgtcttgatttttttaaatgtatcttttcccttgcttttaaattcttgttttatattttttatttttaatttttgaactgCTTGGACTACACAGacttattattcttttctctttcatagaATTAATGGGAAAAACCtagttaaaatgaagaaaaaagctaGGTGAATTAAGAATGAGAGcaaactgggatgcctgggtggctcagtcagctaagcatccgacttgagctcaggtcatgatctcagagcttgtgagttcaagccccatgtcaggctctgtgctgacagctcggagcctggagcttcttcagattctgggtctccctctctctctactcctcccccactcacactctatctctgtgtccctcaagaataaataaacattaaagaaattttaaaaaggagagcaAACAATGATAGAAGGTCTAaatcaatgattttcttttttgttgtttatttatttatttaaagacagagcacacacagagaaggggcagagagagagggagagagagaatctcaagcaggctctgccacggtcaacacaaagcccaaggcaaggcttgatcccatgactgtgagatgatgacctgagctgaaatcaagagttaaacactaggggcgcctgggtggctcggtgggttcagcgtccgacttcggctcaggtcatgatcgcacggtccgtgagttcgagccccgtgtcgggctctgtgctgacagctcagagcctggagcctgtttcagattctgtctccctctctctctgcccctcccctgttcatgctctgtctctctctgtctcaaaaataaataaacattaaaaaaaaaattaaaaaaaaaaaaagagttggacacttaagtgactgaaccacccaagtgcccctaagtCAATGATTTTTCGAAGGTTATTTTATAAATAGCCATCTTCAagggagaaataaattattttacaagATAATCTGTTGGTTACAGGAAATTACTCTGGGGATCCTGACAATTCCTTttccagtaaataaataaataaataaataaataaacaaataaatgtatgtcATGGACTAATTATTGATTGAATACATTAGCATTTTATTTGCCAAcacaattttctataattttgctgAATGTACACCATTCTCCCTAGCCCTCTTTACCTCATGATGAACTAATAAAATATAGCTTCTCTTCCTGTATCGCTCATGGACAGATTCTCATCATGTTTACCCCTGTATGGAATAAAATGCCTGGGAAGCCCTGGAAGAGCTTTCCTTAAATATCTTAAGTGTTTTAAATCTGGAAAATTACAATATTTCCTGAAAATAGTTCATTTCACTACCATCCActcaatccagaaaaaaaaaaaaaaaaagacaaaatgttgcCCCTGCATACATATTGGAATGCTTCCTTGACTAGTATCCCTTTTTCATTAGGCATATGTTGAGGTTCTGAAGTGCATATCACAGAACAAAACTTCAGGTGTCCAAGAAATGGAACTTTATTTTATTGCAGTGGTTTGAATTCGTCAGCCCATAAGTTTGAAGACACCACATATTATCAACTCAGAGCCTTCTCATTAATCCATGGTGGGCATCTAGCTATGCTGACACTGCTGGAATCCAAGCGCTTGTTTGGCCATGGGTTGTTTTGGTGGCAAGACCTCTCTTGGTCTGAATATCTTATTCTAATTTCCTTCTGATCCACTTTAGTGCCATGCAGTACCGTTAGGGTTTTCTAAGACCCTCTGTCATCTCTGATGCACTCTCAAGCACACAAgaaatttttaactgttttccacAAAGTGTTGGGAAACTCTTTCAAGCTATTTTATTCCCCTATGATCATATAGACTCTGCAGCCGTTTCAAATATCATTGACCTCAGTTAACCATGAAGACAAATAATTCTGACAGACTAAAAAATGACAGTATACAGCAAACCAACCTACCAAACAAAGCACCAGGACTAAGGTCAATGTCCCTGGGAGTATGATGGGGGCAAGGGGTGAAGAATCAGCGTGATGAGCCTGTGTCATTTAAATGCCAGGAATGCCGGTCCCTTTGACTGTGAGCCACATTGGCTTTGTATAGTCCATGCTCCCAAGAAACACATCCCACAGTGGGGACAGACTCCAAGGTAAATAGATCAGAATCAAATTCTATGCAAAGAGAGAAGGCGATTGATGCCATTCCTTATCTGCTTGGTCTTAATACTATAGATGATTGGATTCATAAATGGggggaagaggaaataaatatagCTCATGATAATATGAACTACATGTGGCACATATTTCCCAAATCGATGAATAAGGGTCAACCCAGTAACAGTGACATAAAAAACCAGAACACAGCTAATATGGGAGACACAAGTGTTTAGAGCCTTAGCCTGCTCCTTACCTGAGGCAATCCCCATGACAGTATTAAGGATTAGAATATAAGAGATCAGGATAAGCACAGAGTCCAAGAAGCCCGTTAATGAGACCAGCACTATAGGATAGAGTCTATTGAAGGTGATGTCAGCACAGGCCAGTTTGATCACATCCTGGTGTAGGCAGAAAGCATGAGAGAGAACATGGGATCCACAGTAGGGAAATCCAGAGAGGGTGATGATTACGGGCACAATAAGTATAAATCCCCTCATTAGAACCCCCAGACCTATCTTCACCACCCTagcattggtgaggatggagGTGTATCTCAGGGGACTGTGGATGGCAATGAAACGATCATAGGCCATAACAAGCAAGACTCCAGACTCCACAATAGAGAGTGAATGGATTAGATAGGCCTGAAAGTAGCAGGCTCCTTGGCTGATTGCCCTGTGACCAAGCCACAGAACACCAAGCACGGTGGGCATTGTTGTCAAAGTCACTCCAAGATCTGTGGCTGCCAACAGAGCCACAAAGTAGTACATCGGCTGGTGGAGAGTGTGGTCTTCTCTGATAAGGTAGAGGATGGTGCCATTGCCAAGGAGTATGGAGACATAAATGacaaagaaagagatggaaatcCAAGGACGAAATATCCCCAGACCTGGAAAGCCAGTCAGTAGAAAAGGGGCAGCACTGATGTTGGACCACATGGTGGATCcctgagaagaaacaaaacagctcTCTCTAGACCAACCCTGTGCAGTAGGAATATAATTTGAGCCATATGTGTGATTTTACAtattctagtagccacattaaaaagaataaaaaaaggggcgcctgggtggctcagtcggttaagtgtctgacttcagctcaggtcatgatctcgccgtccatgagtttgagccccacttcgggctctgggctgatggctcagagcctggagcctgtttcagattctgtgtctccctctctctctgcccctcccctgttcatgctcagtctctctctgtctcaaaaataaataaacaaaaaaaaattttaaaagaataaaaaggaaaaagtcaaaagtaattttaatactACATTGTATTTAATCCACCATTTCTAAAATACAGtccatctatatctgtatctttgtccatctctgtctctgtcatctAGTTTATTCTCCTCTCTATGGTGAACATATTTTATACTGTAGGAAAGAAGTCAGTCTTTTCATTTTGGATCCACC encodes the following:
- the LOC123602500 gene encoding olfactory receptor 51B2-like translates to MWSNISAAPFLLTGFPGLGIFRPWISISFFVIYVSILLGNGTILYLIREDHTLHQPMYYFVALLAATDLGVTLTTMPTVLGVLWLGHRAISQGACYFQAYLIHSLSIVESGVLLVMAYDRFIAIHSPLRYTSILTNARVVKIGLGVLMRGFILIVPVIITLSGFPYCGSHVLSHAFCLHQDVIKLACADITFNRLYPIVLVSLTGFLDSVLILISYILILNTVMGIASGKEQAKALNTCVSHISCVLVFYVTVTGLTLIHRFGKYVPHVVHIIMSYIYFLFPPFMNPIIYSIKTKQIRNGINRLLSLHRI